One Salvia splendens isolate huo1 chromosome 22, SspV2, whole genome shotgun sequence DNA segment encodes these proteins:
- the LOC121786663 gene encoding uncharacterized protein LOC121786663, producing MSEIVAEMSGETEPPTAVYSNAELTQLLFDLKIRYAGYDKKLNHNQFNLKSFTRRQEVTNKKLEEGIALLLDVSHRRKPLVPDDLGPGPPRWKLPPSILVPPEGMQAEQLPRVKPEAPRFDGTNASEWIRKIQRYYNHYYTPLGDQEDNCSHKSWDQFFIAVKNRFDPELYVDHVGCLAALYQTSTVEAYQSEFEEVMQKTENVGEENLISLFIPGLQEPMNHELLTRRPATLAETFILAQRSAACHKLTMAAKPATRPPWTGRDNRPRPSSSHISQAATGPPGPGSQQRQPAHGQPREGVPLLHISKAERDEGTRRGLCWHFPEKYTREHVCTTKYYALFADEDVDDILDEENLNTPPEAETLVISGDVSSIHIIGPPLKPRSLRLTGLINGSEVAVLIDGGSTHNFIKPTIAEQLSLHVHSVNPFRVFVGNDASLRCDYVCLQTPNSLHATVFYIDLFILQVEGPDIILGVQWLQDLGDVTQNFHNRTMKFDWADQTVFLKGENAQPRQISYNNLFALVDQEPDCEIFELITAHAETATSPIDVDRPRPNPAIVAVIESFDSVFSVPTTLPPPCKWDHRIHLPEGTRPINVKPYRYPYFQKAEIERQVKEMLAQDVIQTSTSPFSSPVLLVRKKDGTFRFCVDYRALNAATTPDHFPIPTADELFDELNKARVFSKLDLRSGYHQTRMQIVDIHKTTFRTHEGHYEFLVMPFGLTNTPSTFQAATNSELRTDPSKIEAMTAWPTPTTVKQLRGFLGLTGYYRRFVKNYSIIAAPLTDLLKKESFIWTH from the exons ATGTCGGAGATTGTCGCAGAGATGTCGGGCGAGACCGAACCCCCCACAGCCGTGTACTCCAACGCGGAACTGACTCAATTGCTCTTTGATTTGAAGATTCGTTATGCGGGGTACGATAAGAAGTTAAATCACAACCAGTTCAACCTCAAGTCGTTCACACGCCGACAAGAAGTAACGAACAAGAAACTCGAGGAGGGTATAGCTCTCTTGCTGGACGTCAGCCACCGGCGCAAACCGCTTGTGCCCGACGACCTGGGGCCTGGTCCACCGAGATGGAAACTCCCTCCGTCAATTCTGGTTCCCCCGGAAGGAATGCAGGCCGAGCAACTCCCTCGAGTTAAACCAGAGGCACCCCGGTTCGACGGCACCAACGCCTCGGAATGGATCCGAAAAATTCAGCGGTACTACAATCATTATTACACTCCGTTAGGTGATCAG GAGGACAACTGCAGCCACAAATCTTGGGATCAGTTTTTTATTGCAGTTAAGAACCGATTCGATCCCGAATTATATGTTGATCATGTGGGATGCCTTGCTGCACTTTATCAGACCAGCACCGTCGAGGCTTACCAATCAGAGTTCGAGGAGGTGATGCAGAAAACGGAGAACGTAGGCGAGGAAAACCTTATTTCCTTGTTTATCCCCGGGCTACAGGAACCTATGAATCATGAATTATTGACTCGTCGCCCCGCCACGCTCGCAGAAACATTTATCTTGGCTCAGAGATCAGCAGCTTGCCATAAGCTCACCATGGCTGCGAAACCGGCTACACGTCCACCATGGACTGGTCGCGACAACCGTCCTCGGCCATCATCCTCTCATATTTCGCAGGCAGCGACAGGTCCGCCTGGGCCGGGTTCACAGCAGCGGCAGCCTGCACATGGGCAACCCCGAGAGGGCGTGCCTCTTCTTCATATATCTAAAGCAGAACGTGATGAAGGGACCCGCAGGGGGTTATGTTGGCATTTCCCAGAGAAGTATACGCGTGAGCATGTGTGTACTACGAAGTACTATGCCCTCTTTGCAGACGAGGATGTGGATGACATACTGGACGAGGAGAATCTGAATACCCCACCCGAAGCTGAAACCTTGGTGATTTCGGGCGATGTCTCCAGCATACATATTATTGGACCACCCCTCAAGCCTCGCTCACTTCGCTTGACAGGATTGATCAATGGATCCGAGGTAGCAGTACTTATTGATGGTGGCAGTACACACAACTTCATCAAGCCCACCATCGCTGAACAGCTAAGTCTCCATGTTCATTCTGTTAATCCTTTTCGTGTTTTTGTAGGCAACGATGCTTCATTACGTTGTGATTATGTTTGCCTGCAAACACCTAATTCTCTGCACGCCACTGTCTTCTACATTGATCTCTTCATATTACAGGTTGAGGGACCAGATATCATCCTCGGTGTTCAATGGCTGCAGGATCTTGGGGATGTTACCCAAAATTTTCATAACAGGACGATGAAGTTCGACTGGGCTGATCAGACAGTATTCCTCAAGGGGGAGAACGCCCAACCACGCCAGATTTCTTATAACAATCTATTCGCTCTCGTGGATCAGGAACCAGATTGTGAGATATTTGAGCTCATCACTGCTCATGCTGAGACCGCGACCTCCCCCATCGATGTCGATCGGCCGCGGCCCAACCCTGCTATTGTCGCGGTCATCGAGTCCTTTGATTCGGTCTTCTCTGTACCGACGACGCTGCCCCCACCATGCAAATGGGATCATCGAATTCATCTGCCGGAAGGTACACGTCCCATTAATGTTAAACCTTATAGATATCCATATTTTCAGAAGGCAGAGATAGAGCGCCAGGTCAAGGAAATGCTCGCTCAGGATGTTATTCAGACTAGTACCAGCCCCTTCTCTTCGCCGGTACTGCTTGTCAGAAAGAAGGATGGGACGTTTCGATTTTGTGTTGATTACAGAGCACTGAACGCTGCCACTACCCCGGATCACTTCCCAATCCCTACTGCTGATGAATTGTTCGATGAATTGAACAAAGCCAGGGTTTTCTCTAAGTTGGATTTGAGATCCGGTTATCATCAGACACGAATGCAAATAGTGGACATCCACAAAACAACATTCCGGACACATGAAGGGCActatgaatttttggtgatgccTTTCGGGTTGACGAATACCCCGTCGACGTTCCAGGCGGCAACGAACA GTGAGCTTCGTACAGACCCCTCCAAGATAGAGGCGATGACGGCATGGCCGACGCCGACTACAGTGAAACAATTGCGCGGCTTCCTTGGCTTGACTGGGTATTATAGGAGATTTGTGAAGAATTACTCTATCATCGCAGCACCCCTCACCGATCTCCTGAAAAAGGAGTCCTTTATTTGGACACATTAG